One Candidatus Nitronauta litoralis genomic window, CAAAGAAAGCGATACGGTGCCGTACAACATTCCGTTACCTCCGGGATTCCGTGGGCCACTCAAAGTTGAGGCGAAACTTTGGTACCGAATGGCATTGCAGGACCTCCTGAAAAATACAAAAGAATATCAGGATCCTCCCTTGTCGTTTGATATTGAAGAATTTATTGTTCCCCGAATCCTTATGGTGGAAACAAGCACTGAAATGGAAGTGTTCACGAAAACCGCCAGCCTGAAAGGAGGAAAAGGTGATGAACAATACAACTAGGTTAAAAAGCTTTTCTGAAATCAGGGAAGCGGGATTTACTTTCGTAGAAATCATGGTGGTCCTGGTCTTGTTTCTGGTTTTAGGAGGGCTGACGGCCCGCTTTTTTAAACTGACCCCTTCCATTGAAGACATCAATCTTCAAAAAGCCCGGGAAGGTGTCATGTTTCTTAAAAGTGGACTGGGAGCCTATTCGTTTGACCTTAAAAAACCACCACCCTCAAAAAAGGACGGCGGTTTAGAAGTTTTAGTAAAGGCTGGTTATCTCTCCTCTGTTCCTACAGACCCCTGGGGAAACATCTATCAGTATGATAACCCTGGGAAAGTCAGTGGAAGAAGTTACGACCTGTATTCCTTAGGGCCAGACGGTAAGATCAGTGAAGATGACGTTGCTGATTGGAATCTTTACGGAAAAGTCTACCGCGGAACCAGTCGTATAGCGCGTAAGCGGGATCGTGCTCTGGCAAAATATGATCCCAAAGAAAAGTCCTGACCTTTTGCTATTTTCCCTCCTTGCCTTTGTGGGTAGGAAGGGGGATGTAAAAGTGAAAAATTTTTAACAACCAGGAAACAAGAAAAAAGGTAATGGATATTGTCGAATGAGTTTTCAGATTTACATCGATAAAGGAAAATCTTCTTTCAATGTGCTACATGAGGAATCCATTTTGGATGGGTCCATAAGAAATGGAGTTCATCTTCCACACGGTTGTAGCCACGGTGAATGCGGAAATTGCCGGGCAAAGGTGACAAAGGGGGAATGGAGTTATCTTCATGGTTATTCCCCGGGGATTTTATCAAAAAAGGAAATTGAGCAAGGGTGGATCATTGTATGTAAGGCCGAACCAAAAAGTGATTTGGAATTGCAAATTCCACGTTCAGGGGAAATTAATTTCCAGAGGCAAAAAATTAATTGTTGTATTGAAAAAATTGAAGCAGTGGCCGAAGACGTTTTTAAATTATTAATGAAG contains:
- a CDS encoding prepilin-type N-terminal cleavage/methylation domain-containing protein, yielding MNNTTRLKSFSEIREAGFTFVEIMVVLVLFLVLGGLTARFFKLTPSIEDINLQKAREGVMFLKSGLGAYSFDLKKPPPSKKDGGLEVLVKAGYLSSVPTDPWGNIYQYDNPGKVSGRSYDLYSLGPDGKISEDDVADWNLYGKVYRGTSRIARKRDRALAKYDPKEKS